One Amaranthus tricolor cultivar Red isolate AtriRed21 chromosome 1, ASM2621246v1, whole genome shotgun sequence DNA window includes the following coding sequences:
- the LOC130815689 gene encoding nuclear poly(A) polymerase 3: MVVHQSLSLLQFMADQGLVPSPDENIKRDSVIQKLNKIVQCWIKKIAWQRMLSENVIRDASAAVLLYGSYGLGVHDSESDIDALCVVPWFATMAEDFFIVLYNMLKGRPEVSDIRCVKDAKVPLMRFEFEGIPIDFPYAQLQVISIPESVDLLNPSFLTKIDETSWRSISGVIVNVRVLQLVPNLENFRSLLRCTKFWAKRRGIYGNLFGFFGGIHLAILSAVICQRSPDACLSALVMSFFSTFASWPWSTPVVLQDGSMQSVEDVTENRCLMPIKLPCSPYQYCQSYITRSTFNRIRVEFLRGQKMTNDILKPDFNWDRLFEPYCNMYLSRYPRFLKIYLVACVKDSLGDWIGWVKSRFPSLILKLEEIRVSCDPNPTEYANTSTVDKEPAIFFYWGLNMARGVDLTSVLKEFKNNLTDDYQGMPGKIVLSIVSASELSDIDQIPTRARRRVVDYDQQRIPVYSRHLPNYVVGFMASQGDHSGFCV; this comes from the exons ATGGTTGTTCATCAATCTCTCTCTTTACTTCAG ttCATGGCTGATCAAGGGCTCGTGCCATCTCCTGACGAAAATATCAAAAGGGACTCCGTTATTCAGAAGCTCAATAAG ATTGTGCAATGTTGGATTAAAAAAATTGCTTGGCAGAGGATGTTATCGGAAAACGTTATTAGAGATGCCTCAGCTGCAGTCTTACTTTATGGATCATATGGCCTTGGA GTTCATGATTCAGAGTCGGACATTGATGCTTTATGTGTTGTTCCTTGGTTTGCTACTATGGCT GAGGATTTCTTTATTGTATTATACAATATGCTTAAAGGAAGACCTGAAGTGTCTGATATTCGTTGTGTCAAGGATGCTAAGGTCCCATTGATGCGGTTTGAATTTGAAGGGATTCCAATTGATTTTCCATACGCTCAACTCCAAGTTATATCTATTCCTGAA AGTGTGGACTTGCTGAATCCTTCCTTTCTGACAAAAATTGATGAAACTAGTTGGAGAAGTATATCTGGTGTGATTGTCAACGTGCGTGTTCTTCAACTTGTTCCAAACTTGGAG AATTTCCGGTCATTGCTACGTTGCACCAAATTTTGGGCAAAACGACGAGGAATTTATGGTAAT CTGTTTGGattttttggaggaatacattTGGCTATCTTATCAGCCGTTATTTGCCAGAGGAGTCCAGATGCTTGTTTGAGTGCTCTTGTGATGAGCTTCTTTAGCACATTTGCTAGTTGGCCATGGTCTACACCTGTTGTCTTGCAAGATGGAAGTATGCAATCTGTAGAAGATGTGACTGAAAATAGATGTTTGATGCCTATTAAACTACCTTGCAGCCCATATCAATACTGCCAATCCTACATCACTCGCAGCACTTTCAACAGAATTAGGGTAGAATTTCTCCGAGGGCAGAAGATGACCAAT GACATTCTGAAGCCTGATTTTAACTGGGACAGGTTATTTGAACCTTATTGTAATATGTACCTGAGTAGGTATCCCCGATTTCTCAAAATTTACCTTGTGGCGTGTGTGAAAGATAGCTTAGGGGATTGGATTGGATGGGTGAAGTCACGTTTCCCCTCTCTCATTTTGAAG TTGGAGGAGATCCGAGTTTCCTGTGATCCCAACCCGACCGAGTATGCTAATACCAGTACTGTAGACAAAGAGCCAGCCATATTCTTTTACTGGGGCCTTAATATGGCCCGAGGTGTGGATTTAACTTCAGTTCTGAAAGAATTCAAGAACAATCTCACTGACGATTACCAAGGAATGCCAGGGAAGATTGTATTAAGTATCGTTTCAGCTTCAGAGCTTTCCGACATTGATCAGATTCCTACGAGAGCACGCCGGAGAGTTGTTGATTATGATCAGCAGCGCATACCTGTGTACTCAAGACACTTGCCAAACTATGTGGTTGGATTTATGGCTAGTCAAGGAGATCATTCCGGCTTTTGTGTTTAG